CTCTACTGGTTGAACTTACAGGTTAAAGCCAGTTGTTGACATTGTGACAGGTCCGAACTTCGTGCGTAATTTCAGTATCTTTTTACTCTTCCTGCTTTTGCTGAGCAAAGCCACAAGCTGAAGTCTGACAGGTGCTCGGCCATCTGATGTATGAGGCTAAACGAGTCATCCATACTTCTCCCACCATGGTCCATGGGGTATTTCTTGAAATTCGTTATTTTTGTCCCGATAATTGGAGATACATAGAAATGTAGTTTCTTACGCAATGCCTAGAGAAAAATTCAATTGTTTGTTCATAATTGCCTCTGTGAATTCTTTACAGAAAGAATTGTTTTTGCTAGTGGTTATGTCAAGTATTACCAATTTGAACGATGTACAGAAAAAGTGGTTCACCCCAATTACATCAATAAATTTGCACTTTCTCACTTAGCAAATTTTGtttctcttattttctgcctgTAAACCATAGATATTGAAATGGATGTTctcatatttttttcttcataaaataATCAAGCCCGAACAAACCATCCTATCAATTGTTTTTTCTCATAAAATAGTCGAGCCCGAACCAACCATCCTATATTGGTCACAGGGTTGTCGTTTCCGGTTGAAACTTAAAAGCCATTGACAATCAAATCAGAaaaaccatcatgctttttgagaaaattacaagataaaaaatcaagtactgtaacagaaaagaaagaagacAGCACTGTAACTAACGGCACATATCTGGGAAGATAGTTCATATGTGCATGTTCGTTTAAGGAGAGCTGGATGAGTCTTGCTCTAATTCTGATTTCTGCTTCTTGGCTTTCTTGCTTGCTTTGAGCTCACCCCAAAAGTAAGAGATGAAACCCCAGAGCGAGAGGAATAAAGCAATACCCTTTTCAGCTTGGAAACTCTCATGGTAAAACACGACAGATAGGATCTCTGTAAGGGGCAGCACAACAACTGCAATAACACCTGCAAGCAAAGATGTAGAACAGAAGATAACTCCTACTGTTCCCACGAAGTACATCTGCCAAGTGATGGCGCCCGCCACAAGCACAATGTAATAATTGATCTCCCCGAGCCCGTACTCTCTTGCTTCTCTCGGAATCACCTAGCAAGTtacaaattcaaaagaagaatcaAAATCCAAAATCAGATTCTCAGGTCAAAATCAACACACTCATGCATGGATTGTGCCATCCTAGTAAGCATACCCTACAAGCTTCCAATGAAGTATGTTTCCATGCATTCATTGTGAAAGCTTCGTAGTGGATGTCTAAATCAACTCAACTTACAAAAAGAAAAGGGCACTACTGATTAAAATAGGCAAAAGTTGGAGCACTTGAGAATCTAATACGTATCTTTCTAAACGGATTGTTTATGGAAATCATATTCCGAATCGGACAGAACAAAACTCACTATGTTCATTTAGATGGCAATGAGAATATACCCCAACATATATCATGGTTTCTCACAGTTCTGTATTATGTGCCTTTCCGTTTATGGATGGTTAGGCAGACCTCACATGGTCTGTCAAATGCCACAGACCCTAACTACAACCGGCTCATGAGGCGACCCCGTGTAGTTGGTGAACTCTCTATTTTCGGGCAAGGAGGCATGTGACATAGTAGGTCACTGGTGACTTGcatcatgtttttttttattttggatgtaACTCATGTAgatctgactgaaatcacctgactcatttgGATCTGACTCAACGTGTTTGTTTTTCTAGTCAGACCGACTCATTTGActcaaaatttaaaaacaaattgTCTGAAATCTGACTCGAGAGTCGGATGCAAACAGAAATGCTGTTAGTACGAGAGGCTAGAATTCACCTCTTaaatcaaagtgaaaaccaagagCCATTAGACCCAATAACAAATTCACAGTGATATAGTAGTCATGATTAAGAACTGAAATGTAAAGCGAACGGTACATATTGATGGATAAAGAAGAATTGATACCTTGAAGTCATTGTTGGCAATCATTCCAATAGTGCAGAAAAGGGTCGCAAAACCAGATATCACCATCTGCAATTCTATTACCAAACTGTAAGTTATGGTTTGTTTTGATTTCATGTACATTAACTCCACCATGGGTAACATTAAACCGTTGAATACAGAGGCTGCAATCGTGATCAAGAAACCCAAGTAATAATCTTTCTTGGACTCGTTTACGGGTTTATCACCATTACCGTGAAGACCAAGAAGTATAGCTCCAATAGTTAACAACACAACTGCATTCACCGAAAATGAAGTGAACTTCTGCTTAACCATAACAAGAGCAAACCCAGCCGTGAAAGCCAAATGAGTAGACATTATTATCGTAGCTGTAGATATAGGTAATAACGAAACTCCGTAAGTGTACAAGTAATCATCTAACCCAGTGACGAGACCAATAACAGCACTGGCTATGAAGAGAGGTTTTGTGATTGTAAAGAGCTTTTTCGGTTTCTCATCTTCATCCCCTTTTATGAAACCACGGCGTCTGAGGAAATATGAAAGCCATAGAGGGAAAATTAAAACTGGAAAGCCTGCAGTCTCGAGACAACTCGAAAGCCATATTCGCTTACCACCATGAATGAAGTAGAGACGGAGCAGAAGTGGACCAGCAATGCTGCTCACTGCTAACAGGATGCCATTGAACAACAGTAGATATGTATTCATGTTCATCTTGTTGTGTTCAAGAAATGACAACACTCACCAAAGCAGTAAgattatttcttgtttttatcgGATTTGTAGTCACCAAGAAAACCACCTAAGTTTGCATTAAATAGATGTTAGGTTTGCAGACCACTTCGGGAAGATGTAATATTGAAAATGATTCTGCTGTCTCATCTACTAATAGCAACGCCAAATGGTGTCTTAACAGATGCTGCATTCAAGGCATTCTCTTTTTGTCTACCCACCAAGAATACCATTATATGAACACAAACAAAAACCCTTAAAGTAAAGAGGATAAAAAGAGATTAGTAGGAAAACCATATCATTTCTTATACGCAACAACAGTGTAACCCAATAATTCTTAGCATAATTTATTAGCTTTAACCGTACTAATCCAATGTGCATTAGAGAACCCACTAACATATACTATCCCTACAAAAATGTTCCTACACCCCACTAGCCTAATCGGCTATCTCTGATACGAGAATCGATCCCACTAGCATACTGCAGGTTTAACCTAGTGACCTCAAATCAAATATGAGAGAGTCTACTAGCGTTTACTCGAGATTTAAATTATTGACCACAAAAGCCAGTTCTTTGGCCACTTCATATGTATGTTGTTGTCCCAATATTGGAAGAaacaaaaacttgttttggtgCACGAATCATGTTAACTAAGTCGAAACAAGCGAGAAAACAACAAGACTGCAATGAAATTCAGTACATGGAACATAGTCAGATGCGAGCAACTAGTCTAATTGGGAATAACCTCAAACAAGTTCTTTTCCTTCTAAAAAACGTGCAAAGAAATACAAACAAACGGTTCTTTTTCTTCTAGAAAACGTATAAAGATAGAACAGAACAAGAACGGAAACGTCATAATAGCAAGGGAACATTCGTATGTGAAGGTTTATGGGGTTGGTTTTGCATTGATTCTGGAGGGATAAAATCAGATAAAATTtggttctttcatcaacaaatctttTGGAAACTATCAGAAAGTTGTCCAGAGATAGGAGCATATGAATTTGTTTGCAACCCAATATGAAACTACTTTTAATAGTATATAAAGCTAGCAGGCAACTAGCTTTGTTCCTTTTTCTAAGTTGTGTGCATTGTCATGTCCACATCCATTAAGTATGAATGATCACACGTCTACGATGTTTTTTTTGTTACACTTTCTGTTTGTATACCTATGAAAGTGATCTCATAGATGGTTGATAATTTTTAACATCAGATACTTCGAAAATGATACATTAGACTATATATGCACTATTAATCATTTATACCACCAAGCATTAGGTGGTAGGGCCTGTCAATGTCATCATATTCAAAGTTAGGGGAGAGCTTTGATATGGGTGTCAATTTGACGTTTGTACGTAAAATTATGTGGAAGAGTGAGATTAATAGCTTGAATGGCAACCAGAAGTTGCAAGCAAAAATAAAATGCTTCATAGGAAGTGTGTTTTTTTACTTCTAAATTCATTTCGAAAAATTTGTTCCCAATTTAAAGCTTCCAAAATTTGTTCCCAACTAAATTTGTGCACTATGGTAGGCTTTTCTTATAAGTACTCCATGAAATCGTTATGAATTCAAGCATTAAATACGCACATAAAAGTAGATTTTGTAACACATAAATCTCGGTTCTACAATATCTACAGGAATTGATTGCCACACTTACAAAAACaagttatgaaaaaaaatatatcaactaAGGAATTCGAGTTCTACATTATCTAGTATCATCACCTAATGAACTCATCACTGTGGTACAGTAACAACGGCGAGAACCCATGATTAGAACTTAATTAACTAAGGAAGTGAAAAATAATGCATTGTGTCACCTTTATTTTGTTTTCAACTAATACTGCTAAATAGGTGACAGTGACATATTTTTGTTAAGAATTATAAAAACACATACCTCTAGCAAAGTTCATACATACTCCCAACAAAAATATTAACCGTAAGATAAAAGAGAAGATGATAATTGAAAAGAATCGGGACAGCACCTTCCTTTCAATCCCATCGTATCAGGGACGGACCTATGAGAAGGCTAACCGGGGCTTTTGCTCCGGTCACCCTCCCGGTCCATAAGCCAAATTTTtccattttagccaaatttttggTTAATCATGTGTATTAGTTCGGGTCTAAAATGAAAAATCCGTCATCCTGGATCCGTTCCTGCATCATATATGCTTACTAATGTTTATAAAGCTAAATCAATTTCCTCCCCCATCTCATGATTCTCATCCCATTTGACGATAAATTTCACCATCTCATTAACTATTTATGAAAGCAAAACCAAGACAATTCCATCCACTCAAACACCCTAATTAGATGAAAAaagatatacatatatatatagaatcaTATGTGTTTGATTAGTCTTGCACATTCTTTTCTTATTGTGCTCAGCATTAATTTTTGCTCATATTCATACACATGcatcaaatatgatgaagctgaACACTCCCTCGTGGTTCAATATATAGTCCCACACCGGGAGGAACAAAATCCTGTTAAAGCTTAAAAAGTGCCAGCGGGTCAGAACTATCCGGACATCAGGACGAAGTGAGCGGGTTCTTCTTGGACCCAGGAAAGTCCCCGGGCCCTAGACCGTAGAGATACGGGCTCGGAAACGAGTAAGCTACGCGCAACGAGGTCCGCTTGCTTTCGGGCAAAAGGCTGAGACACGTGTGGAGCCTGGATCTCTTGCCGTCGCAACCTTGGCCGATTTAACACAGTTATTCACTTGGTCCAGCTGGACTAACTGAACGGGGATTACGATTCTGATGTCCaccctttttgatttttttttttactgaatGGATTCTAATCATTCTATAGATTGAAAGCACAAATTTTCTTCAAAACGGTAGACAACTACATATAAATCAACTTTGGTTATTGGTAGAGACAAGAGAAGAAACAGAAAACTATCGCAAATTCCAACTTAGAAGTTGTACTCATCAAATTTCAAGCACAATAGCAAACTCCAAATTCTTACGGTGCTTGGTAGAAAACGGATCTTCCTAGTACCTTCAAAGAGTATTTTTAGTTCAGCTTCATCATAATTCGGAACCTCCTGTAAATCAACCTTGCTTTTGCATTCCTCCATTGATTTAAATACTTGTACCTTAGCTAGGGGAGGCACATTGGTGCAAAATGCATATGTTACGTTAATTTTTTCCACAGGATCTGCTTCTGTATAACACATCACTGAATGATTGGTTAACAACAATAAGATAAGAGGAATAAatttcaatacaaattccatCAGCTCCTGCAtgcttttttctcttttcttcttccttgagCACTCAAACATATAGAGAAAATCTGTAGATGTACCAGCTATTTATATGTATCTTTAAGCGTGAGAACTTGTTTCGTATGATCTaactgttggagtcttgcaacaatagaagaaacgtcagatgtatcaaataataaatataaagaaccgtatcaaacaactctaccacgaacaaattgatgagggcagaatcacaggttcaacaagttgtccttaacacattagttcgcgggtatactctaaagtaatgttaaaccccaacgtgcgaagatgtgtccaggataagactgcccgatataacttgtattagcacaatacaagttacccactcttaaactcagcaatgggatggaagtaaaacgccgcacgaaaataaaagcaagaagatgaagaaaagaagacctagagatggtcgctgcttgtgtgtttgaaaaaagattttcgagttgtatttataggaaaattaacttgcaaatcaagttaggtttaggttttttcttataaatcgagttttgtttcttgtaaaacaattaaacacaaaaaaagaatttttccataaataaaactcttaaataaattatttatcaagttaacaaacttgcaaaaaataatttcaagtagacacggacttggtgcttgatacacgcgcatgggcatgggcgaaaaaacgagttttgtttcttgtaaaacaa
This is a stretch of genomic DNA from Papaver somniferum cultivar HN1 chromosome 1, ASM357369v1, whole genome shotgun sequence. It encodes these proteins:
- the LOC113311401 gene encoding purine permease 1-like, which gives rise to MNMNTYLLLFNGILLAVSSIAGPLLLRLYFIHGGKRIWLSSCLETAGFPVLIFPLWLSYFLRRRGFIKGDEDEKPKKLFTITKPLFIASAVIGLVTGLDDYLYTYGVSLLPISTATIIMSTHLAFTAGFALVMVKQKFTSFSVNAVVLLTIGAILLGLHGNGDKPVNESKKDYYLGFLITIAASVFNGLMLPMVELMYMKSKQTITYSLVIELQMVISGFATLFCTIGMIANNDFKVIPREAREYGLGEINYYIVLVAGAITWQMYFVGTVGVIFCSTSLLAGVIAVVVLPLTEILSVVFYHESFQAEKGIALFLSLWGFISYFWGELKASKKAKKQKSELEQDSSSSP